A genomic window from Solanum dulcamara chromosome 11, daSolDulc1.2, whole genome shotgun sequence includes:
- the LOC129872188 gene encoding DNA mismatch repair protein MLH3-like isoform X1 has product MFLCWKLLLKLTGGQMNIVRTASVGTLELMIVDKSPKRVSHSLKEPLLRISLVHPSVSFKIIDIESEYDLLCTRASPSPLPLLSSGFGIHLSSLNNLNAIDGSFKLTRYILGCDVYTVKVYRPKLMDNICDKLSFLHLVSLKTIV; this is encoded by the exons ATGTTTCTTTGTTGGAAATTGTTACTAAAACTCACTGGAGGCCAAATGAATATCGTAAG GACGGCAAGTGTTGGTACCTTGGAATTGATGATTGTAGACAAGAG CCCAAagagggtatcacattctctgaAAGAGCCTCTGCTAAGAATCTCCCTTGTGCATCCCAGTGTCTCCTTcaaaattattgatattgaaag TGAGTATGACCTACTTTGCACACGTGCTTCTCCTTCCCCATTGCCGCTATTGTCCAGTGGGTTTGGGATTCATCTGAGTTCCCTTAATAATTTGAATGCAATCGATGGTTCATTCAAGCTCACCAGATACATCTTAGGTTGTGATGTTTACACAGTGAAGGTATACAGGCCCAAAttgatggataatatatgtgataAGTTATCTTTTCTGCACCTTGTTTCTCTAAAAACCATTGTTTAA
- the LOC129872188 gene encoding DNA mismatch repair protein MLH3-like isoform X2 yields the protein MLTFCFCSYCTMFMYISILGLHLQYIYVSPPFFWCFIFCCASFLSGHSNYGVVCFLYTSDIKIQSSNDMHAFPTSFGFKGEALSYISYVSLLEIVTKTHWRPNEYRKDGKCWYLGIDDCRQE from the exons ATGCTTACATTTTGTTTTTGCTCTTATTGTACGATGTTCATGTACATCTCAATCTTAGGGCTTCATttgcaatatatatatgtatcccCACCTTTTTTTTGGTGCTTCATCTTCTGTTGTGCTTCCTTTTTGTCTGGCCATTCAAACTATGGTGTCGTATGCTTCCTTTACACCAGTGACATCAAAATACAGAGTTCAAATGATATGCATGCTTTCCCAACAAGCTTTGGCTTCAAAGGAGAGGCTCTGAGCTATATTTCTTATGTTTCTTTGTTGGAAATTGTTACTAAAACTCACTGGAGGCCAAATGAATATCGTAAG GACGGCAAGTGTTGGTACCTTGGAATTGATGATTGTAGACAAGAG TGA